One stretch of Acropora muricata isolate sample 2 chromosome 12, ASM3666990v1, whole genome shotgun sequence DNA includes these proteins:
- the LOC136891996 gene encoding spartin-like, whose product MSSQVMERDGPAKVKSQHDEGFRYINEALKYDEQGNTQKALQLYHKGLRNLVAGLSVQCSRSDVEYQQVKQMQQKMKSAKDQVKERIAAIDASLSAPSAPSAEVVVDQIENGCHDDPGDRQEEDENTWEDVKELLVLENSVKMFFVSGQGGVTTLSQPQTLKAFQFVNYKPEKQEAPAFLQCGAWMFPMVPGRSPVLNTEPHTYMFPDITIDPTSTQSSNPQPQRAFASVGLILNPNISSMDLKRFERILKCYADFHHYTPSVTQPEEEDADVEGPASHVEQTRDEGVSTGEASAVEFTDQNGAVAVRPNDDVEAPENKAGWGRKVSKGIEIGSELVAWGLTKGAEVGGHLMHKGADKLKKHLKPNETPVNVKEETQQNIRQVKTVAGMACQVSGAVVSAVSAMTVQLGRKIAPVIVEKGGKVLPESVKRRDDVDGRSTMDEIVQVAVSGARGAATVYSGLENSWKILYKSLQYATVQTVDHKYGPQVGEATNNAMGAAGLAFQTWWNVDSLGIKALAKRTAKDTSKEVVKEAEKKYLTDGK is encoded by the exons ATGTCGTCCCAAGTAATGGAGAGAGACGGCCCAGCTAAGGTGAAATCCCAACACGACGAAGGCTTTCG TTACATTAATGAGGCACTGAAATACGATGAGCAAGGAAACACTCAAAAAGCTCTTCAGCTCTACCACAAAG GTCTTCGCAACCTTGTTGCTGGATTGAGCGTGCAATGCAGTAGGTCTGATGTTGAATACCAGCAAGTTAAACAAATGCAGCAGAAGATGAAATC GGCTAAGGACCAAGTTAAAGAGAGAATAGCTGCTATTGATGCCAGTTTGAGCGCGCCTTCTGCTCCCAGTGCAGAGGTTGTAGTTGACCAGATTGAAAATGGCTGCCATGACGATCCAGGAGACCGACAAGAAGAAGATGAAAATACTTGGGAGGATGTCAAGGAACTGTTGGTTCTAGAAAACA GTGTGAAGATGTTCTTTGTCAGCGGCCAAGGTGGTGTTACCACGCTGTCACAACCGCAAACACTAAAAGCGTTTCAGTTTGTAAACTACAAGCCAG aaaaacaaGAGGCACCAGCTTTTCTTCAATGTGGAGCTTGGATGTTTCCGATGGTTCCAGGAAGATCCCCAGTCCTGAATACAGAACCACACACCTACATGTTCCCAGACATCACGATCGACCCAACTTCAACCCAATCTTCGAACCCACAACCACAGAGGGCGTTCGCTTCCGTTGGGCTAATTTTGAACCCAAATATTTCATCCATGGACTTGAAACGATTTGAgcggattttgaaatgttatgCAGATTTCCACCATTACACTCCTTCAGTGACGCAGCCCGAGGAAGAGGATGCAGACGTAGAAGGGCCTGCATCGCATGTCGAACAAACAAGAGACGAAGGGGTATCAACTGGCGAAGCTAGTGCTGTTGAGTTTACGGATCAGAATGGTGCTGTTGCCGTGAGACCAAATGATGACGTGGAAGCGCCTGAAAATAAG GCAGGCTGGGGAAGGAAGGTCTCCAAG GGTATTGAGATCGGATCAGAACTCGTCGCCTGGGGCCTAACTAAGGGAGCGGAAGTCGGAGGTCATCTCATGCATAAG GGTGCGGATAAACTCAAAAAACACCTTAAACCCAACGAAACCCCAGTGAACGTTAAAGAGGAAACTCAGCAAAATATCAGACAAGTTAAAACTGTTGCAG GAATGGCTTGTCAGGTCAGTGGAGCTGTAGTTTCCGCAGTGTCGGCCATGACGGTCCAACTTGGGAGAAAAATCGCACCCGTTATTGTAGAGAAAGGAGGAAAG GTTTTGCCTGAATCTGTTAAGAGGAGAGACGATGTCGACGGGAGGTCTACAATGGACGAAATAGTGCAAGTCGCGGTCAGTGGAGCCAGAG GTGCAGCAACTGTATACAGTGGCCTTGAAAATTCCTGGAAAATATTGTATAAGAGTCTTCAATATGCCACTGTGCAGACAGTAGATCACAA gTATGGTCCACAGGTGGGCGAAGCCACAAACAATGCAATGGGGGCGGCCGGTTTAGCGTTTCAA ACGTGGTGGAATGTCGACAGTTTAGGAATCAA AGCTCTTGCAAAAAGGACTGCCAAGGATACGAGCAAAGAGGTTGTCAAAGAAGCCGAGAAGAAATACCTGACGGATGGAAAATAG
- the LOC136891997 gene encoding uncharacterized protein, with translation MKKNQRLAIAALCCVVLTLVRVFFIAVFFITSVICIVIAESRVERCDGHVTLSQMTVDSLNTTSTFVETVVSSFLIFIIYRWKQFKFKKFLTALPRQGDFWMWTTLWVARIFTNVLIDIIPGINQNYPVLIVLGFSLSFEFASTTILACAFTHVNIHTVKSWFAQHFSRERADKLLYLYRAILFTYGLRMLALFLYDSFLVARNITRQSEYRELDSVLLALDVGYRGSLAVFFFRKFFDFAVPQVFEETNSKSNSQVKSERMEEEKEITLELGQTIIDSEYSPRKDCEQTNA, from the coding sequence atgaagaaaaatcaGCGACTGGCCATTGCCGCACTCTGTTGTGTTGTGCTTACGCTGGTGAGAGTGTTTTTCATCGCAGTATTCTTCATTACCAGCGTTATTTGCATCGTGATCGCAGAGAGCCGCGTAGAAAGATGCGATGGTCACGTAACACTGTCTCAGATGACAGTTGACAGTCTGAACACTACCAGCACCTTCGTCGAGACTGTGGTTTCGTCATTTCTGATCTTTATAATCTACCGGTGGAAAcagttcaagttcaagaagttcCTCACAGCTCTCCCAAGACAGGGAGACTTTTGGATGTGGACAACTTTGTGGGTTGCTCGCATTTTCACGAACGTTCTCATAGACATAATTCCCGGAATTAACCAAAACTACCCAGTTCTTATCGTCCTGGGCTTTTCTCTGAGTTTTGAGTTCGCTTCAACAACAATTTTGGCATGCGCGTTTACCCATGTTAACATCCACACCGTTAAGTCATGGTTCGCGCAGCATTTTTCCAGAGAACGCGCCGACAAGTTATTGTATCTGTACCGAGCGATTTTGTTTACATATGGCCTTCGAATGCTCGCTTTATTTCTGTACGACTCATTTTTAGTTGCAAGAAACATTACACGCCAAAGCGAGTACAGGGAACTGGATAGCGTTCTCTTAGCTTTGGATGTTGGTTACAGAGGAAGTTtggcagtttttttctttcgcaaatTTTTTGACTTTGCTGTCCCGCAAGTTTTTGAAGAAACCAACTCGAAGTCAAATTCCCAAGTGAAATCTGAAAGGATGGAAGAGGAAAAGGAGATAACACTGGAACTAGGTCAGACAATTATAGACAGTGAATATTCACCAAGAAAAGACTGTGAACAAACTAATGCATGA